The following proteins come from a genomic window of Methylorubrum populi:
- the hisF gene encoding imidazole glycerol phosphate synthase subunit HisF, producing the protein MLKTRIIPCLDVKDGRVVKGVQFLELRDAGDPVESAKAYDAAGADELCFLDITASHEDRGTLLDVVSRTAEACFMPLTVGGGVRTVSDVRTLLLAGADKVGINTAAVKNPDFVAEAAEKFGDQCIVVAIDAKRVSAPGEAARWEIFTHGGRNPTGIDAVEFARKVSERGAGELLVTSMDKDGTRSGYDLALTRAIADAVKVPVIASGGVGGLDDLVAGVRDGGASAVLAASIFHFGQHTVGEAKSHMAAAGLAMRLDP; encoded by the coding sequence GTGCTCAAGACCCGCATCATTCCCTGCCTCGACGTGAAGGACGGGCGCGTCGTGAAGGGCGTGCAGTTCCTCGAACTGCGCGATGCCGGCGATCCGGTCGAGTCGGCCAAGGCCTACGATGCGGCCGGCGCCGACGAACTCTGCTTCCTCGACATCACCGCGAGCCACGAGGACCGCGGCACCCTGCTCGACGTGGTGAGCCGCACCGCCGAGGCCTGCTTCATGCCGCTCACCGTCGGCGGCGGTGTCCGCACGGTGTCCGACGTCCGCACCCTGCTGCTCGCGGGCGCCGACAAGGTCGGCATCAACACGGCGGCGGTGAAGAACCCCGATTTCGTCGCCGAGGCGGCGGAGAAGTTTGGCGACCAGTGCATCGTCGTGGCGATCGACGCCAAGCGCGTCTCCGCGCCCGGCGAGGCCGCGCGCTGGGAGATCTTCACTCATGGCGGGCGCAACCCGACCGGCATCGACGCGGTCGAATTCGCACGCAAGGTTTCCGAGCGGGGGGCGGGCGAACTTCTCGTCACCTCCATGGACAAGGACGGCACCCGCTCCGGCTACGACCTCGCGCTCACCCGCGCCATCGCCGATGCGGTGAAGGTGCCGGTGATCGCCTCGGGCGGCGTCGGCGGGCTCGACGACCTCGTGGCGGGCGTGCGCGACGGCGGGGCGAGCGCGGTGCTGGCCGCCTCGATCTTCCATTTCGGCCAGCACACGGTCGGCGAGGCGAAAAGCCATATGGCCGCCGCCGGCCTTGCGATGCGGCTCGATCCGTAA
- a CDS encoding phosphoribosyl-ATP diphosphatase: MTKFSLDDLAALVDSRAGTPPESSYTAKLLSEGPAKAAKKLGEEAVEAAIAAVQGDRKALVSEAADVLYHLVVTLKAAGVPLDDVMTELGRRTAQSGLAEKAARRHT; the protein is encoded by the coding sequence ATGACGAAGTTCAGCCTCGACGACCTCGCTGCCCTCGTGGACAGCCGCGCCGGCACGCCGCCCGAGTCCTCCTACACGGCAAAGCTCCTTTCCGAGGGGCCAGCCAAGGCGGCCAAGAAGCTCGGCGAGGAGGCGGTCGAGGCGGCCATCGCCGCTGTGCAGGGTGACCGTAAGGCGCTGGTGTCGGAGGCGGCGGACGTGCTCTACCACCTCGTCGTGACGCTGAAGGCGGCCGGCGTCCCCCTCGACGACGTGATGACGGAGCTCGGACGGCGCACGGCGCAGAGCGGGCTCGCCGAGAAGGCGGCGCGGAGGCATACATGA